TGCAAACCAGGGCGGTGATTTAGGCTGGGGCACTCCAGACATGTACGATCCGGCATTCCGTGATGCTCTGATGAAGCTGAGCAAAGGTGAAATCAGCGCCCCGGTTCACTCCTCGTTCGGTTGGCACCTGATTCAGCTGCTGGATACCCGTAACGTGGACCGTACCGATGCAGCGCAGAAAGACAAAGCTTACCGCATGCTGATGAACCGTAAGTTTGCTGAAGAAGCTGCAACCTGGATGCAGGAACAACGTGCCAGCGCGTACGTCAAAATTCTGAGCAACTAATGACGCAGCCCCAACGTGTGGTTATCACTCCCGGCGAACCCGCCGGGATTGGCCCAGACCTCGTGGTTCAACTGGCTCAGCGTGACTGGCCTGTTGAACTGGTGGTTTGCGCCGATGAAACGCTTCTGACAGACCGGGCAGCAATGCTCGGTTTGCCGTTAACGCTCCTGCCCTACGATGCCGCTCTGGCACCTGTTCCGCAAAAAGCCGGTACGCTGACTCTCCTTCCCGTTCCCCTTCAGGCTCCCGTTATCCCAGGCACGTTAAACGTGCTGAACGGTCCTTACGTGGTGGAAACCCTGGCACGCGCCTGCGATGGCAGTACCGAGGGGGAATTTGCCGCCCTGATTACCGGGCCGGTGCAGAAGAGCATCATCAACGATGCGGGGATTGCGTTTACCGGACACACTGAATTCTTCGAAGAGCGTTCTCACACCGATAAAGTGGTGATGATGCTGGCGACAGAGGAGCTGCGCGTCGCACTCGCAACCACGCATCTGCCGCTGAAAGATATCAGCGATGCGATAACGACTGATGTCCTGCGCGACGTGATTACCATTCTGGATACCGACCTGCGCACGAAATTTGGTATTGCCAGGCCGCATATCCTGGTGTGTGGGCTCAATCCGCACGCCGGTGAAGGCGGGCATATTGGGATGGAAGAGATAGACACCATCATTCCGGTGCTCGACGAAATGCGCGCTAAGGGCATGAATCTGAGTGGGCCGCTGCCCGCAGATACCCTGTTTCAGCCGAAATATCTCGACAATGCCGACGCAGTTCTCGCGATGTACCACGATCAGGGCCTGCCCGTGCTAAAATACCAGGGTTTCGGCCGTGCTGTGAATATCACGCTCGGTTTACCTTTT
This DNA window, taken from Scandinavium goeteborgense, encodes the following:
- the pdxA gene encoding 4-hydroxythreonine-4-phosphate dehydrogenase PdxA → MTQPQRVVITPGEPAGIGPDLVVQLAQRDWPVELVVCADETLLTDRAAMLGLPLTLLPYDAALAPVPQKAGTLTLLPVPLQAPVIPGTLNVLNGPYVVETLARACDGSTEGEFAALITGPVQKSIINDAGIAFTGHTEFFEERSHTDKVVMMLATEELRVALATTHLPLKDISDAITTDVLRDVITILDTDLRTKFGIARPHILVCGLNPHAGEGGHIGMEEIDTIIPVLDEMRAKGMNLSGPLPADTLFQPKYLDNADAVLAMYHDQGLPVLKYQGFGRAVNITLGLPFIRTSVDHGTALELAGQGKANVGSFITALNLAIKMISNSQ